One region of Streptomyces sp. CG4 genomic DNA includes:
- a CDS encoding 2OG-Fe dioxygenase family protein — MTLNAQHFQVFDLPETGEDILKSFEDLAFDEYIGNGNRWRRFSQYRLEHRDGAWHFERLPHRPYVTYSKFNPIAGGIRRHYQPIQIDLVEHIREACAQIPLPEDDIWQINVHQYRVIANKELQGVVVPEGVHQDGHEFVVISVYNRVGITGAELTLRSADDKEKPIFTATLPAGQAIAFDDRALWHYVTDIVPIEEEGHRDITVVSFSRWSERWYGEAFEEGAISEGRG, encoded by the coding sequence GTGACTCTCAACGCGCAGCACTTTCAGGTCTTCGACCTCCCCGAGACGGGTGAGGACATTCTGAAGAGTTTCGAGGACCTCGCCTTCGACGAGTACATCGGCAACGGCAACCGCTGGCGCCGCTTCTCCCAGTACCGGCTCGAACACCGGGACGGCGCCTGGCACTTCGAGCGGCTCCCGCACCGCCCGTACGTCACCTACTCCAAGTTCAACCCGATCGCGGGCGGCATCCGGCGGCACTACCAGCCGATCCAGATCGACCTGGTCGAGCACATCCGGGAGGCCTGCGCCCAGATCCCGCTGCCCGAGGACGACATCTGGCAGATCAACGTCCACCAGTACCGGGTCATCGCCAACAAGGAGCTGCAGGGCGTCGTCGTCCCGGAAGGCGTGCACCAGGACGGCCACGAGTTCGTGGTGATCTCCGTCTACAACCGTGTCGGCATCACCGGCGCCGAGCTGACCCTGCGCAGCGCGGACGACAAGGAGAAGCCCATCTTCACCGCGACCCTGCCGGCGGGGCAGGCCATCGCGTTCGACGACCGTGCGCTGTGGCACTACGTGACCGACATCGTGCCGATCGAGGAGGAGGGCCACCGCGACATCACGGTGGTGTCGTTCTCGCGCTGGAGCGAACGCTGGTACGGCGAGGCCTTCGAGGAAGGTGCCATCAGCGAGGGCCGCGGATGA
- a CDS encoding class I SAM-dependent methyltransferase, with product MTQAFEIKGNDLWDPTTFDALRRQLIPSFDLIYEAAVRTVAATVPAVPRVLDLGAGTGLLSAAILRELPEANVVLVDRSELMLTQARSRFASQEGVTVQTGDLTDPLPEGEFDAVVSGLAIHHLSHTDKRHLFRRIHDALRPGGVFVNVEQVQGPLPHLESLYDSQHELHVAREQAPAHEWAAGRERMKFDVCIDLETQLQWLRDAGFRSVDCLAKDFRFATYAGWVSA from the coding sequence ATGACGCAAGCGTTTGAGATCAAGGGAAACGACCTCTGGGACCCGACAACGTTCGACGCGCTGCGCCGTCAGCTCATTCCGTCGTTCGACCTGATCTACGAGGCCGCGGTGCGTACCGTCGCGGCGACCGTGCCGGCCGTGCCGCGGGTACTCGATCTCGGCGCCGGCACCGGTCTGCTGAGCGCGGCCATCCTGCGTGAACTCCCCGAGGCGAACGTGGTGCTCGTCGACCGCTCGGAACTGATGCTGACGCAGGCCCGAAGCCGCTTCGCCAGCCAGGAAGGGGTCACGGTGCAGACCGGGGACCTGACCGACCCGCTGCCGGAGGGGGAGTTCGACGCGGTCGTCTCCGGTCTCGCGATCCACCACCTGAGCCACACCGACAAGCGCCACCTGTTCCGGCGCATCCACGACGCGCTGCGCCCCGGCGGCGTCTTCGTCAACGTCGAACAGGTGCAAGGCCCGCTGCCGCACCTGGAATCCCTCTACGACAGTCAGCACGAACTGCACGTGGCCCGTGAGCAGGCGCCGGCCCACGAATGGGCGGCTGGCCGCGAGCGCATGAAATTCGACGTCTGCATCGACCTGGAAACCCAATTGCAGTGGCTGCGCGACGCCGGTTTCCGCAGCGTCGATTGCCTCGCCAAGGACTTCCGCTTCGCCACCTACGCCGGCTGGGTCTCCGCATGA
- the leuD gene encoding 3-isopropylmalate dehydratase small subunit, with amino-acid sequence MEPIIRVTGCGVPLDRPNVDTDQIIPAAWLKNTTRTGYADGLFEQWRRDPGFVLNRPERAGAAILVSGPNFGCGSSREHAPWALHEWGFRAVIAPGFADIFRNNMPNAGLVPVWCEPAVAAALMAATTADATAEISVDVAERTVTCAAAGVRAAPFRLDDDARDRLVSGLTQLEVTLRAADRIAAYERARAPWLDVSA; translated from the coding sequence ATGGAACCGATCATCCGTGTCACCGGCTGTGGGGTGCCCCTGGACCGGCCCAACGTCGACACCGACCAGATCATCCCCGCCGCATGGCTGAAGAACACCACCCGCACCGGTTACGCCGACGGCCTCTTCGAGCAGTGGCGCCGCGACCCGGGCTTCGTCCTCAACCGGCCCGAGCGTGCCGGGGCGGCGATCCTGGTCAGCGGCCCGAACTTCGGCTGCGGTTCGTCGCGTGAGCACGCGCCGTGGGCGCTGCACGAGTGGGGTTTCCGGGCGGTGATCGCACCGGGGTTCGCGGACATCTTCCGCAACAACATGCCGAACGCCGGGCTGGTCCCCGTCTGGTGCGAGCCGGCGGTGGCCGCTGCCCTGATGGCCGCCACCACTGCCGACGCCACCGCCGAGATCAGCGTCGACGTGGCTGAGCGAACGGTCACCTGCGCGGCAGCCGGGGTCCGGGCGGCGCCGTTCCGACTCGACGACGACGCCCGCGACAGGCTCGTCTCCGGGCTGACCCAGCTGGAGGTGACGTTGCGCGCCGCTGACCGGATCGCGGCGTACGAGCGGGCTCGCGCCCCCTGGCTGGACGTTTCCGCCTGA
- a CDS encoding molybdopterin-dependent oxidoreductase yields the protein MNRDTRDPAQTAQGASAPARRALKILPGGCPLDCPDACSWQVEVEDGVAVRLRGNPDHPYTRGTLCVKVNQYLEHTRAPDRLTHPLRRTGRKGEGRFERIGWDEALGEIADRLTEVIDRYGGQAIWPYQGTGNLGYLQGLQGRAGSRLWNTLGASRHDMTICSIAGLVGTGYTLGTSRGIDPEDLRHARLILLWGCNTLTTSHHLWKVLSQAQRSGAYVVAIDPVLTKTARLADEHVPLNPGTDAAFALGLLNVVISLGAEDRAYLAEHTVGWPEFRARIEQFTPERTAEICGLPVETVERLGRRLAVTRPTGMKAAQGIQRHAGGGMALRTLAALPGVTGDWKLPGGGLAYSTDGYFGGDREALFRDDLLPGPVRSLSMTRLGEALTTVDDPPVKALFVYGANPATAVGGQGQVHTGLLREDLFTVVMEHFRTDTVDYADIVLPATMQTEHTDLLDGYGHMYITWNEPAVAPPGECLSTTETFRRLAARLGLTDPSLFDSDEDLARQLLSSGHPSLDGVDLDRLRREGFVRLNYPSPFVPFADGFPTPSGKLEFVSETAAADGYDPLTGYTPPKEAADPELARRLPLVLISSAQHFFLNTTFANKESLVRRAGAPFVELHPDDAAARGLVEGQQVRIFNDRGAFTAQLQVSDSVRPGVARTTKGWWSKLTGNQAGVNATVAERDSDMGGGAVYHDNRVEVSATEQRG from the coding sequence GTGAACCGGGACACCCGCGACCCGGCGCAGACGGCGCAGGGTGCCTCCGCGCCGGCAAGACGTGCCCTGAAGATCCTCCCCGGAGGCTGCCCGCTGGACTGCCCGGACGCATGTTCCTGGCAGGTCGAGGTCGAGGACGGCGTCGCGGTGCGGCTGCGCGGAAACCCGGACCATCCTTACACCCGCGGAACGCTGTGCGTGAAGGTGAACCAGTACCTGGAGCACACACGGGCACCCGACCGTCTGACACATCCCCTGCGCCGGACCGGGCGCAAGGGCGAGGGCCGGTTCGAGCGCATCGGCTGGGACGAGGCGCTCGGCGAGATCGCCGACCGTCTCACGGAGGTGATCGACCGGTACGGCGGCCAGGCCATCTGGCCTTACCAGGGAACCGGGAACCTGGGCTATCTGCAGGGCCTGCAGGGGCGCGCCGGCAGCCGGCTGTGGAACACCTTGGGCGCGTCCCGCCACGACATGACGATCTGCTCGATCGCAGGCCTGGTGGGCACCGGTTACACGCTCGGCACCAGTCGAGGCATCGACCCCGAGGATCTGCGCCACGCCCGGCTCATCCTGCTGTGGGGCTGCAACACGCTCACCACGAGCCACCACCTCTGGAAGGTGCTGTCGCAGGCACAGCGGTCCGGGGCGTACGTCGTGGCCATCGATCCGGTCCTGACCAAGACGGCTCGGCTCGCCGACGAGCATGTGCCGCTCAACCCCGGCACGGATGCGGCGTTCGCCCTCGGGCTGCTCAACGTGGTGATATCGCTCGGCGCCGAGGACCGCGCGTACCTGGCGGAACACACGGTGGGCTGGCCCGAGTTCCGCGCACGCATCGAGCAGTTCACGCCGGAACGTACGGCGGAGATCTGCGGGCTGCCGGTGGAGACGGTCGAGCGACTCGGGCGGCGCCTGGCCGTCACCCGGCCCACCGGGATGAAGGCGGCGCAGGGGATCCAGCGGCACGCCGGGGGCGGCATGGCACTCCGTACGCTGGCGGCGCTGCCCGGGGTGACGGGTGACTGGAAGCTCCCGGGCGGCGGTCTGGCCTACTCGACGGACGGTTACTTCGGCGGCGACCGTGAGGCACTCTTCCGTGACGACCTGCTGCCCGGGCCGGTACGAAGCCTCTCGATGACCCGCCTCGGCGAGGCGCTCACCACGGTCGACGATCCACCGGTCAAGGCGTTGTTCGTCTACGGGGCCAACCCGGCCACGGCGGTGGGCGGCCAGGGCCAGGTGCACACGGGCCTGCTGCGCGAAGACCTGTTCACCGTGGTCATGGAGCATTTCCGCACCGACACGGTGGACTACGCCGACATCGTGCTGCCGGCCACGATGCAGACCGAGCACACCGATCTGCTCGACGGGTACGGGCACATGTACATCACGTGGAACGAGCCCGCGGTCGCCCCGCCCGGCGAGTGCCTGTCGACCACGGAGACATTCCGCCGGCTCGCGGCGCGGCTGGGCCTGACGGATCCGAGCCTCTTCGACTCCGACGAAGACCTCGCCCGGCAGCTGCTGTCCAGTGGCCACCCCTCGCTGGACGGCGTCGACCTGGACCGGCTGCGCAGGGAGGGCTTCGTCCGGCTCAACTACCCCAGTCCCTTCGTGCCGTTCGCGGACGGCTTTCCCACGCCGTCGGGGAAGCTGGAGTTCGTGTCCGAGACGGCGGCCGCCGACGGGTACGACCCGCTGACCGGATACACGCCCCCCAAGGAGGCCGCGGATCCGGAGCTGGCACGCAGGCTGCCGCTGGTGCTCATCTCCTCGGCCCAGCACTTTTTCCTCAACACGACGTTCGCGAACAAGGAGTCACTGGTGCGCCGGGCCGGGGCACCCTTCGTGGAACTGCATCCCGACGACGCGGCGGCCCGGGGACTGGTCGAGGGTCAGCAGGTGCGGATCTTCAACGACCGGGGCGCCTTCACCGCGCAGCTGCAGGTGAGCGACTCGGTGCGGCCGGGGGTGGCCCGCACCACCAAGGGCTGGTGGTCGAAGCTCACCGGGAACCAGGCGGGCGTCAACGCCACCGTGGCCGAGCGGGACTCGGACATGGGCGGCGGCGCCGTCTACCACGACAACCGCGTCGAGGTCTCCGCGACCGAGCAGCGAGGGTGA
- a CDS encoding class I adenylate-forming enzyme family protein yields the protein MTALYEAIHEIARRRPKAIAVETTAGERTTYAELLAQADRIAVGLRARGVTEGRVVVCSGLANDASYVAFLLGVCAAGAAYVPLLADFDAAAVARALRMTEPVLWVGPENHHRAGVTTPRVELAELQTSGAAAGPAPGARAIAPGGRAIAPEGRAIAPEGRAIAPGTFRMLWTSGSTKAPKLVTWRQEPFVRERRRWIAHIEATERDAFFCRHTLDVAHATDLHAFAALLAGARLILADPGAEPATLLSQLAATGATYTSMLPNHYADMMAAAGQRPGTDLSRLRRPMCGGAYASPALIAGAADVLGIRIRHIYGSTEFGLALGNMADEVQSVGGMREVAGVRARLEALAGYDRDDLGHLVLTSDCTSDGYLDDAEANAATFRGPDFWTGDVAQRLDDGSLRLLGRVTDLVLATDGPLAVPLLDELIAKQCPVAESVSLAADTDTLSNRVLVVLRAAPGTPDDDAVTAVDKLLAAHGLTGAVLAFDRIPRTVVGKADRALIRRRHFPASSSS from the coding sequence ATGACGGCACTCTACGAAGCAATCCACGAAATCGCGCGGCGCCGGCCGAAAGCGATTGCAGTCGAGACGACGGCCGGCGAGCGCACCACGTACGCCGAACTCCTCGCGCAGGCCGACCGGATCGCGGTCGGCCTGCGCGCCCGCGGCGTCACCGAGGGCCGTGTGGTCGTCTGCTCGGGCTTGGCCAACGACGCCTCCTACGTCGCCTTCCTGCTCGGGGTCTGCGCGGCCGGTGCCGCCTATGTCCCGCTGCTCGCCGACTTCGACGCCGCCGCCGTGGCCCGTGCCTTGCGGATGACGGAACCCGTGCTCTGGGTCGGCCCCGAGAACCACCACCGCGCAGGCGTCACGACGCCCCGCGTGGAACTCGCCGAGTTGCAGACCTCCGGCGCCGCGGCCGGCCCGGCGCCGGGCGCACGGGCCATTGCACCGGGCGGACGGGCGATCGCACCGGAGGGACGCGCGATTGCGCCGGAGGGGCGGGCGATTGCGCCGGGGACCTTCCGGATGCTGTGGACCTCCGGCTCGACGAAGGCGCCCAAGCTCGTCACCTGGCGCCAGGAGCCCTTCGTACGCGAGCGCCGGCGCTGGATCGCCCACATCGAAGCGACCGAGCGCGACGCGTTCTTCTGCAGGCACACCCTTGACGTGGCGCACGCGACCGACCTGCACGCCTTCGCGGCGCTGCTCGCCGGCGCCCGTCTGATCCTCGCCGACCCGGGCGCGGAGCCCGCGACGCTGCTGTCGCAGCTGGCCGCGACCGGTGCCACCTACACCAGCATGCTGCCCAATCACTACGCGGACATGATGGCGGCCGCCGGGCAACGGCCCGGCACCGATCTCTCCCGGCTGCGCCGCCCGATGTGCGGCGGCGCGTACGCGAGCCCGGCCCTCATCGCCGGGGCTGCCGATGTACTCGGCATCCGCATCCGCCACATCTACGGCTCGACCGAGTTCGGCCTCGCCCTGGGCAACATGGCGGACGAGGTGCAGAGCGTCGGCGGTATGCGGGAGGTCGCGGGCGTTCGCGCCCGTCTGGAGGCGCTTGCCGGGTACGACCGGGACGACCTCGGCCATCTGGTGCTCACCTCCGACTGCACCAGCGACGGCTACCTGGACGACGCCGAGGCCAACGCGGCCACCTTCCGTGGCCCCGACTTCTGGACCGGCGACGTCGCCCAGCGCCTGGACGACGGCAGCCTCCGCCTGCTCGGGCGCGTCACCGACCTCGTGCTGGCCACGGACGGCCCCCTGGCCGTTCCCCTCCTCGACGAACTCATCGCGAAGCAATGCCCGGTCGCCGAGTCCGTCAGCCTCGCCGCCGACACGGACACGTTGAGCAACCGCGTGCTCGTGGTGCTGCGCGCGGCACCGGGAACCCCCGACGACGACGCCGTCACCGCGGTCGACAAGCTCCTCGCCGCGCACGGACTGACCGGTGCGGTCCTGGCATTCGACCGGATCCCGCGCACCGTCGTCGGCAAAGCCGACCGCGCGCTGATCCGCCGCCGCCACTTCCCGGCGTCGAGTTCCTCCTGA
- the leuC gene encoding 3-isopropylmalate dehydratase large subunit encodes MTRKTLVDKIWDLHVVESGAADLIYIDLHLLHEVSSPQAFAGLREAGRAVRRPALAVATSDHDVPTDGRELPPDAGAAKQLQVLADNCRDNDIELHPVGSPGQGIVHVIGPQMGLTRPGTTIVCGDSHTATHGAFGAIAFGIGTSEIEHVLATQTLRARRPESMAVTVTGELPPGVTAKDLALGILAAGGTDAGTGTLIEFRGPAVRALSMEGRMTLCNMAVEMGARSGLVAPDDTTFTYLKGRPRAPRGELWEQAVAEWRTLCSDPDAVFGRELVFDAGSLAPRVTWGTNPGQSVPVDGVVPDPADSTDPGERAAAERALAYMDLRPGTKMRDVGIDVVFIGSCTNSRIEDLRAAADVLRGRRVADGVRGLVVPGSMLVRQLAEQEGLDRVFAAAGFEWRMPGCSMCVGINGDTVAPGQRCASTSNRNFEGRQGAGARTHLVSPATAAATAVAGRFATPADL; translated from the coding sequence ATGACCCGGAAAACCCTGGTAGACAAGATCTGGGACCTGCACGTCGTCGAGTCCGGGGCAGCCGACCTCATCTACATCGACCTGCACCTGCTGCACGAGGTCAGTTCGCCCCAGGCGTTCGCCGGGTTGCGCGAGGCCGGCCGCGCGGTACGCCGCCCCGCCCTCGCGGTCGCCACCTCCGACCATGACGTCCCGACCGACGGGCGCGAGCTGCCGCCGGACGCGGGCGCCGCCAAGCAGTTGCAGGTGCTCGCCGACAACTGCCGCGACAACGACATCGAGCTGCACCCGGTGGGAAGCCCGGGGCAGGGCATCGTGCACGTGATCGGCCCGCAGATGGGGCTCACCCGGCCCGGTACGACCATCGTCTGCGGCGACAGCCACACCGCCACCCACGGCGCGTTCGGCGCCATCGCGTTCGGCATCGGCACCAGCGAGATCGAGCACGTCCTTGCCACGCAGACCCTGCGGGCCCGCCGGCCGGAGTCCATGGCCGTCACGGTCACCGGGGAACTCCCGCCGGGTGTCACCGCCAAGGACCTCGCGCTGGGCATCCTCGCTGCCGGCGGCACCGACGCGGGCACGGGAACGCTCATCGAGTTCCGGGGCCCCGCCGTGCGCGCGCTGTCCATGGAGGGGCGGATGACGCTGTGCAACATGGCCGTCGAGATGGGCGCGCGCAGTGGTCTGGTCGCTCCCGACGACACCACGTTCACGTACCTGAAGGGTCGCCCCCGGGCCCCGCGCGGCGAGCTGTGGGAGCAGGCCGTCGCCGAATGGCGGACGTTGTGCAGCGACCCGGACGCGGTCTTCGGCCGTGAACTGGTCTTCGACGCAGGGTCGTTGGCGCCGCGGGTGACCTGGGGCACGAACCCCGGGCAGAGCGTGCCGGTCGACGGCGTGGTCCCCGACCCCGCCGACAGCACCGATCCCGGCGAGCGGGCCGCCGCCGAGCGCGCCCTCGCCTACATGGACCTGCGCCCCGGCACCAAGATGCGCGACGTCGGCATCGATGTGGTGTTCATCGGTTCCTGCACCAACAGCCGGATCGAGGATCTGCGCGCCGCGGCCGACGTGTTGCGCGGGCGGCGCGTGGCCGACGGCGTACGCGGCCTGGTCGTCCCCGGCTCGATGCTCGTGCGTCAGCTGGCCGAGCAGGAAGGGCTGGACCGGGTCTTCGCCGCGGCGGGCTTCGAATGGCGCATGCCGGGCTGCTCGATGTGCGTCGGCATCAACGGCGACACCGTCGCGCCGGGTCAGCGCTGTGCGTCGACCTCCAACCGCAACTTCGAAGGCCGGCAGGGGGCCGGCGCCCGGACGCATCTCGTGTCCCCCGCCACGGCCGCCGCCACCGCCGTTGCCGGGCGTTTCGCCACGCCGGCCGACCTGTGA
- the leuA gene encoding 2-isopropylmalate synthase, whose protein sequence is MTNEFAARPVWNEQRPSPMPAHRYRSYAEEVEPVLLPDRTWPDRTITRAPLWCSVDLRDGNQALAEPMDPARKHRFFQLLVRMGYKEIEVGFPAASAADLTFIREIIESEAIPDDVRIQVLSPCRPELIDRTVEAVAGVRKVTLHIYNPTSELQRRVVFRQERAQIRELAVAAARRLATAAESLTGADVRLQYSPESFTGTEPGFAAEVCNAVLDVWQPTPQRPATICLPATVEMTTPNTYADSIEWMSRNLERRDSVILSLHPHNDRGTAVAAAELGLAAGADRIEGCLFGNGERTGNVCLVTLGMNLFSRGVDPEIDFSDLGEVRRVVEECTALPVHERHPWGGELVFTAFSGGHQDAISKGISALADEAHSSGYDLRDEHWQVPYLPIDPSDVGREYEPVVRVNSQSGKGGVAFVLNDSYGLHLPQQLRADFAVLVQQVTDREGGELSPQELRELFDTAYTPGPGRLQLLDHTPSSVTVGLDGIDKEIPLTGTASLPAFADALAQLGLELTITAATAHELPDGGAIAYLNSGGTWAIGTGKDTTTAELTAAVGIINQTQKRL, encoded by the coding sequence ATGACGAACGAATTCGCGGCCCGCCCGGTCTGGAATGAGCAGCGCCCGAGCCCCATGCCGGCACACCGCTACCGCTCGTACGCCGAGGAGGTCGAACCAGTTCTGCTGCCGGACCGGACCTGGCCGGACCGGACGATCACCCGTGCCCCGCTGTGGTGCTCGGTCGATCTGCGCGACGGTAACCAGGCCCTCGCCGAGCCGATGGACCCGGCCCGTAAGCACCGCTTCTTCCAACTGCTCGTGCGGATGGGCTACAAGGAGATCGAGGTCGGCTTCCCCGCGGCCAGCGCGGCGGATCTCACGTTCATCCGGGAGATCATCGAGAGCGAGGCCATCCCGGACGACGTCCGCATCCAGGTCCTCTCGCCGTGCCGGCCCGAGCTCATCGACCGCACGGTCGAGGCCGTCGCCGGGGTGCGCAAGGTGACCTTGCACATCTACAACCCGACCTCCGAGCTGCAGCGCCGGGTGGTCTTCCGTCAGGAGCGGGCGCAGATACGCGAGCTCGCCGTCGCGGCGGCCCGCCGTCTCGCCACGGCCGCCGAGTCGCTGACCGGTGCCGACGTGCGCCTGCAGTATTCGCCGGAGTCGTTCACCGGCACCGAGCCGGGCTTCGCGGCCGAGGTCTGCAACGCGGTCCTCGACGTCTGGCAGCCCACCCCGCAGCGCCCGGCCACGATATGCCTGCCGGCCACGGTGGAGATGACCACCCCGAACACGTACGCCGACTCGATCGAGTGGATGAGCCGCAACCTGGAGCGACGCGACTCGGTCATTCTCTCGCTGCACCCGCACAACGACCGCGGCACCGCCGTCGCCGCCGCCGAACTCGGCCTCGCCGCCGGCGCGGACCGTATCGAGGGCTGTCTGTTCGGCAACGGCGAACGCACCGGAAACGTCTGCCTCGTCACGCTGGGCATGAACCTGTTCAGCCGCGGCGTCGACCCCGAGATCGACTTCTCCGACCTGGGCGAGGTCCGCCGGGTCGTGGAGGAATGCACGGCACTGCCTGTGCACGAACGCCACCCATGGGGCGGCGAACTCGTCTTCACCGCCTTCTCGGGCGGCCACCAGGACGCCATCAGCAAGGGGATCTCGGCACTCGCCGACGAGGCCCACTCAAGCGGCTACGACTTGCGCGACGAACACTGGCAGGTTCCCTACCTGCCGATCGACCCCAGCGATGTCGGCCGAGAGTACGAACCGGTCGTGCGGGTCAACTCGCAGTCCGGCAAGGGCGGCGTGGCGTTCGTGCTCAACGACTCCTACGGACTGCACCTGCCCCAGCAACTCCGCGCGGACTTCGCCGTCCTGGTCCAGCAGGTCACGGACCGCGAAGGCGGCGAACTGAGCCCGCAAGAACTGCGCGAGCTTTTCGACACCGCGTACACACCCGGCCCCGGCCGGCTGCAACTCCTCGACCACACGCCGTCCTCCGTCACGGTCGGCCTCGACGGCATCGACAAAGAAATACCGCTGACCGGGACCGCGTCGCTGCCCGCATTCGCCGACGCACTCGCCCAACTCGGCCTGGAACTCACCATCACCGCGGCCACGGCTCACGAACTGCCCGACGGCGGGGCAATCGCCTATCTGAACAGCGGCGGCACCTGGGCCATCGGGACCGGCAAAGACACCACCACGGCAGAACTCACCGCCGCCGTCGGCATCATCAACCAGACGCAGAAACGTCTATAG
- a CDS encoding iron-containing redox enzyme family protein, translated as MPDPQQYDFPRLADFTAALTSETFGKWQELVDDYAHRAELAGECRRLADLAFHGRDAAAREHLHEVLAVIYAYEFSQSASRNPDQDPQPILRDVTSILENAMLDHEFRQVPEELLSGYPSGEKEYVRWLKALIQDHPASAHPLYSEHLTNSATVEDIRFLLAQETSLDPRFDDILAVMQFGATGVEKMEIAANYWDEMGNGEFADVHTTLFSQCLTSIGVDQGYVESNLLLAAKECGNISAGLALSRRHYLRAIGYYGVTEFLAPRRFRQLVTAWDRLGLPPEGKVYHDIHISVDAHHAAGWYKNVIGPVVERDPAAGREIALGTLVRLNTSAHYLDQVLEVCLKQPLPA; from the coding sequence ATGCCTGATCCGCAGCAGTACGACTTCCCGCGCCTGGCCGATTTCACGGCGGCGCTCACCTCGGAGACCTTCGGGAAATGGCAGGAGCTCGTCGACGACTACGCCCACCGCGCCGAGCTGGCCGGGGAGTGCCGGCGCCTTGCCGACCTGGCCTTCCACGGCCGCGACGCCGCGGCCCGCGAGCACCTGCACGAAGTACTCGCGGTCATCTACGCCTACGAGTTCAGCCAGTCCGCGTCACGCAACCCCGACCAGGACCCCCAGCCGATCCTGCGGGACGTCACGAGCATCCTCGAGAACGCCATGCTGGACCATGAGTTCCGGCAGGTGCCCGAGGAGTTGCTGAGCGGCTATCCCAGCGGTGAGAAGGAGTACGTACGCTGGCTCAAGGCCCTCATACAGGACCACCCGGCGAGCGCCCACCCGCTGTACTCCGAGCACCTGACGAACTCGGCGACGGTCGAGGACATACGCTTCCTGCTGGCCCAGGAGACCTCCCTGGACCCGCGCTTCGACGACATCCTCGCCGTCATGCAGTTCGGCGCGACCGGCGTCGAGAAGATGGAGATCGCGGCCAACTACTGGGACGAGATGGGCAACGGCGAGTTCGCCGACGTCCATACGACACTCTTCTCCCAGTGCCTCACCTCGATCGGCGTCGACCAGGGCTACGTCGAGTCGAATCTGCTGCTCGCCGCCAAGGAATGCGGCAACATCTCGGCCGGCCTCGCGCTCAGCCGCCGGCACTACCTGCGCGCCATCGGCTACTACGGCGTCACCGAGTTCCTGGCCCCCCGGCGTTTCCGCCAGTTGGTCACCGCATGGGACCGCCTCGGGCTCCCGCCGGAGGGCAAGGTCTACCACGACATCCACATCAGCGTCGACGCCCACCACGCGGCCGGCTGGTACAAGAACGTCATCGGGCCGGTCGTCGAGCGCGATCCCGCCGCCGGCCGCGAGATCGCGCTCGGCACCCTTGTGCGGCTCAACACCTCGGCGCACTACCTCGACCAAGTCCTCGAAGTGTGCCTGAAGCAGCCCCTGCCCGCCTGA
- the dapF gene encoding diaminopimelate epimerase — protein sequence MTTLMKYHTLGNDYLVADPELGAPAPGATATRVLCDRRTGVGADGVLYGPLPAADPAADPQDTFEVRVFNSDGSECARNANGLRIFARYLREHGRTRRDEVTLRTPGGDVRVRLGSPVTAASTIDLGSWTHHSPAVAGGAELVGVPLEIEPGTQVNATAVHNGVPHLVALVDDATAELAARLGPAIVGYAGFAERPNAELLTVEDRRTLRIQIWERGVGYALASGSGACAAACAAYRLGLTDPSVTVVMPGGTVAVEITGDERVLLSGPSSCVGQVTLADEFVPHLHGERPQ from the coding sequence ATGACCACGCTCATGAAGTACCACACCCTCGGCAATGACTACCTCGTTGCCGACCCGGAGCTCGGCGCGCCCGCGCCGGGCGCCACGGCCACCCGGGTCCTGTGCGACCGACGTACCGGCGTCGGGGCGGACGGGGTGCTCTACGGCCCCCTCCCCGCCGCGGACCCGGCGGCCGACCCCCAGGACACGTTCGAGGTACGGGTCTTCAACTCCGACGGTTCCGAGTGCGCGCGCAACGCGAACGGCTTGCGCATCTTCGCCCGGTACCTGCGCGAGCACGGCCGCACGCGCCGCGACGAGGTCACGCTGCGGACACCCGGCGGAGACGTGAGGGTGCGGCTCGGCAGCCCGGTCACCGCCGCCAGCACCATCGACCTGGGCTCGTGGACCCACCACAGTCCCGCGGTGGCCGGCGGTGCGGAGCTGGTCGGCGTGCCACTCGAGATCGAGCCGGGCACCCAGGTGAACGCGACGGCGGTCCACAACGGCGTGCCGCATCTGGTCGCGCTGGTCGACGATGCGACCGCCGAGCTCGCCGCCCGGCTCGGCCCGGCGATCGTCGGGTACGCCGGCTTCGCGGAGCGGCCCAACGCCGAGCTGCTCACCGTCGAGGACCGGCGCACCCTGCGGATCCAGATCTGGGAACGGGGTGTCGGTTACGCCCTGGCTTCCGGCAGCGGTGCCTGCGCCGCCGCCTGCGCCGCCTACCGGCTGGGGCTCACCGATCCCTCGGTGACCGTGGTCATGCCCGGCGGCACCGTGGCCGTGGAGATCACGGGGGACGAGCGGGTGCTGCTCTCCGGACCCAGTTCCTGCGTCGGCCAGGTGACCTTGGCCGACGAGTTCGTGCCGCACCTGCACGGGGAGCGGCCACAGTGA